CGACCGCCGCCCCGGCGGCCGCTCGCTCGTGCAGTCCCAGGATCTGCCGCCGAGCCTCCCGCCGATCGACCGGCAGCAGAAAGTCCGGCCACCACACCCACTCCTGCTCCCACCACAGGTCCGGACCATAGGTGCGGCGCATCCGCCGCGATCCCAGATACAGCCCGAACTCCGGATCCGGCCCGTCCGGCGCCGGCCTGCCCAGCCCGCGCGGCCGCACCCGCACCCCGTCCGGAAGCACGAGAGTCCCCTTCAGTACCGATGCCATCCCGCCATGATGCCGCTGTCGTTCGTTCGACGGACCCAGACGAAGCCCGACAGGACTAGGCTGCGCAGGGTGAGCGAAGACTCAGCCATGCCAGGCCCTGACCAGATGCGCATCTCGGACGCGGACCGGGAACAGGTCGCGCAGGTGCTGCACCAGGCGATGTCCGAAGGCCGCATCACGATCAACGAACTCGAGGAGCGGCTCACCGTCGTCTACGCGGCGAAAACGTTCGCCGACCTGAAACCGGTCACCGCCGACCTGCCGAACGGCACCGCGATAGCGCCGACCAGTTCCGCTCCGCTCCAGTCCGCCGCTCCGCGCGCGCTCGGAATGCCGGACAACCGGCTCGGCGGACATCCGGGCTCGACCACGTCCATCGGCGTGATGTCCGGCGCGGTGCGCAAGGGCAGCTGGGTGCTGCCGCGGCAGCACACCAGCTTCGCGTTCTGGGGCGGTGTCGAGATCGATCTGCGCAACGCCCGGTTCGCCGAGAAGTCCTGCACGATCACCGCGGTCGCGATCATGGGCGGCGTCGAGATCACCGTCCCGGACGACATCAACGTGGACGTCACCGGCATCGGCTTCATGGGGGCCTTCGAGCTGGAGGACAAGTCCGGTGCGCCGCCCGCGCCGGCGACCGCGCCGACGGTGAAGATCAACGGCCTCGGCTTCTGGGGCGGCGTGGTGGTGTACCGCAGGCCGGCCAAGGACCCGAACGCGCCGCAGATCGACTCCTGACCGGACAGCACACCGCACCGACGAAATCCGCCGCCCGGCACCCGCGCCTGTGGACAACCGCAGGCCCGTGACCAGCTGTCCACAGATTCCGGTGATCGCTCCGGCACCACCGGTGGCACACCTACACTCAGCGGTATGACAGCTACCACCAGCCCACCAGCTGCGCCGGACACCCCGTCGCCGCTGGCGGACGTCACTCGCGACGAGGCGAGCCTGCGGCGGTTCCTGCACGGGCTGCCCGGTGTCGACCAAGTCGGCGTCGAGCAGCGCGCGGCGGGGCTCGCCACCCGGAGCATCAAGAAGGAAGCCAAGCGGTGGGCGATCGACACCGCGGTGTCGATGGTCGACCTCACCACCCTCGAGGGCGCCGACACGCGTGGCAAGGTCCGCGGGCTCGCCGCCAAGGCGATGCGGCCAGACCCGGAGCGGCAGGACTGCCCGCGCGTCGCGGCCGTGTGCGTGTACCCGGACTTGGTGGAGACGGCCGTCGAAGCGCTCGCGGGCAGCGGGGTCCGGGTGGCCAGCGTCGCCACCGGCTTCCCGGCCGGCCGCACGAGCCGCGAGGTGAAGCTGGCCGACACCCGGCTCGCCGTCGAAGCCGGCGCGGACGAGATCGACATGGTGATCGACCGCGGCGCCTTCCTGGAAGGCCGCTATCTGCAGGTGTTCGACGAGATCCGCGAGATCAAAGCCGCCTGCGGCACCGCGCACCTCAAGGTGATCCAGGAAACCGGTGAACTCGCCACGTACGACAACGTGCGCCGCGCGTCCTGGCTCGCACTGCTGGCCGGCGGAGACTTCATCAAGACGTCCACCGGCAAGGTGTCGCCGGCCGCGACGCTGCCGGTCACGCACGTGATGCTGCAGGCCGTGCACGACTGGCACGAGCGCACCGGCGAACTGCGCGGCGTCAAGCCCGCGGGCGGGATCCGGACCACGAAGGACGCGATCAAGTACCTCGTCGCTGTGCACGAAGTCGCCGGCGAGCAGTGGCTCACCCCGGACCTGTTCCGGTTCGGCGCGTCGAGCCTGCTCAACGACCTGCTGCTGCAGCGGCGCACCCAAGTGGACGGCCACTACAGCGGCCCCGACTACGTGACGGTGGACTGACATGGGCATCTTCGAGTACGCCCCCGCGCCGGAGTCGCGCGCGCTCGCCAATCTGAAGGAGCACTACAAGCCGTTCATCAACGGCGAATTCGTCGACGGCTCGGGCGAGCCGCTGAAGACGATCAACCCGGCCACCGAGGAGATCCTCGCCGAGGTCGGCACCGCGTCGGTGTCCGATGTGGACACCGCAGTGAAGGCCGCGCGCACGGCCTACACCTCGGTCTGGTCGAAAATGCCGGGCGCCGAGCGGGCGAAGTACCTCTTCCGTATCGCGCGGCTGATCCAGGAACGCTCGCGCGAGCTCGCGGTGCTGGAGACGCTGGACAACGGCAAGCCGATCAAGGAGTCGCGCGATTCCGACGTGCCCACCGCGGCCGCGCACTTCTTCTACCACGCGGGCTGGGCGGACAAGCTCGGCTACGCCGGCTACGGCCCGGACCCGAAGCCGCTCGGCGTCGCCGGCCAGGTCATCCCGTGGAACTTCCCGCTGCTGATGCTGGCGTGGAAGATCGCGCCCGCGCTCGCCACCGGCAACACCGTGGTGCTGAAGCCGGCCGAGACCACGCCGCTGAGCGCGCTGGTGTTCGCCGAGATCTGCCAGCAGGCCGAGCTGCCGCCGGGCGTGGTGAACATCCTGCCCGGCGCCGGCGACATCGGAGCGTCCATTGTGGAGCACCCGGACGTGGACAAGATCGCGTTCACCGGGTCCACCGAGGTCGGCAAGCTGATCCAGCGCACGGTCGCGGGCACCCGCAAGAAGCTGACCCTGGAGCTCGGCGGCAAGGCGGCGAACATCGTGTTCGACGACGCCCCGCTGGACCAGGCGGTGGAGGGGATCGTCAACGGGATCTTCTTCAACCAGGGCCATGTCTGCTGCGCGGGGTCGCGGCTGCTGGTGCAGGAATCGGTGGCCGAGGAGGTGCTGGAGAAACTCCGGTACCGGGTGTCGACGCTGCGGGTGGGCGATCCGCTGGACAAGAACACCGACCTCGGTGCGATCAACTCGGCCGAGCAGCTGGCGAAGATCCGCGGCCTGGTCGAATCCGGCGACGCGGAAGGCGCGCAGCGCTGGACCAGTCCGTGCCCGGTGCCCGACCGTGGGTTCTTCTTCGCCCCCACGGTGTTCTCCGAGGTGCACCAGTCGATGCGGATCGCCCGTGAGGAGATCTTCGGCCCGGTGCTGTCCGTCCTGACCTTCCGCACGCCCGACGAAGCGGTGGCGAAGGCGAACAACACGCCGTACGGCCTGTCCGCCGGCATCTGGTCCGAGAAGGGCTCGCGCATCCTGTGGATGGCGAACCAGCTGCGGGCCGGCGTCGTCTGGGCCAACACGTTCAACCGCTTCGACCCCGCCGCGCCGTTCGGCGGCTACCAGGAATCCGGCTTCGGCCGCGAAGGCGGACGCGCCGGCTTGGAGGCTTACCTCAGTGTCTAATTCTCCGCAGTCCGATCGCTCGAGGCTTTCGGTCGCCAAGACATA
This sequence is a window from Amycolatopsis benzoatilytica AK 16/65. Protein-coding genes within it:
- a CDS encoding protein-tyrosine phosphatase family protein, translated to MASVLKGTLVLPDGVRVRPRGLGRPAPDGPDPEFGLYLGSRRMRRTYGPDLWWEQEWVWWPDFLLPVDRREARRQILGLHERAAAGAAVEVACYGGVGRTGTVLACLATLGGMRAEEAVEWVRETHDRRAVETPWQRRWVRWFAGQPG
- a CDS encoding DUF1707 SHOCT-like domain-containing protein → MRISDADREQVAQVLHQAMSEGRITINELEERLTVVYAAKTFADLKPVTADLPNGTAIAPTSSAPLQSAAPRALGMPDNRLGGHPGSTTSIGVMSGAVRKGSWVLPRQHTSFAFWGGVEIDLRNARFAEKSCTITAVAIMGGVEITVPDDINVDVTGIGFMGAFELEDKSGAPPAPATAPTVKINGLGFWGGVVVYRRPAKDPNAPQIDS
- the deoC gene encoding deoxyribose-phosphate aldolase, coding for MTATTSPPAAPDTPSPLADVTRDEASLRRFLHGLPGVDQVGVEQRAAGLATRSIKKEAKRWAIDTAVSMVDLTTLEGADTRGKVRGLAAKAMRPDPERQDCPRVAAVCVYPDLVETAVEALAGSGVRVASVATGFPAGRTSREVKLADTRLAVEAGADEIDMVIDRGAFLEGRYLQVFDEIREIKAACGTAHLKVIQETGELATYDNVRRASWLALLAGGDFIKTSTGKVSPAATLPVTHVMLQAVHDWHERTGELRGVKPAGGIRTTKDAIKYLVAVHEVAGEQWLTPDLFRFGASSLLNDLLLQRRTQVDGHYSGPDYVTVD
- a CDS encoding aldehyde dehydrogenase family protein, with amino-acid sequence MGIFEYAPAPESRALANLKEHYKPFINGEFVDGSGEPLKTINPATEEILAEVGTASVSDVDTAVKAARTAYTSVWSKMPGAERAKYLFRIARLIQERSRELAVLETLDNGKPIKESRDSDVPTAAAHFFYHAGWADKLGYAGYGPDPKPLGVAGQVIPWNFPLLMLAWKIAPALATGNTVVLKPAETTPLSALVFAEICQQAELPPGVVNILPGAGDIGASIVEHPDVDKIAFTGSTEVGKLIQRTVAGTRKKLTLELGGKAANIVFDDAPLDQAVEGIVNGIFFNQGHVCCAGSRLLVQESVAEEVLEKLRYRVSTLRVGDPLDKNTDLGAINSAEQLAKIRGLVESGDAEGAQRWTSPCPVPDRGFFFAPTVFSEVHQSMRIAREEIFGPVLSVLTFRTPDEAVAKANNTPYGLSAGIWSEKGSRILWMANQLRAGVVWANTFNRFDPAAPFGGYQESGFGREGGRAGLEAYLSV